A single genomic interval of Lentimicrobium saccharophilum harbors:
- a CDS encoding choice-of-anchor J domain-containing protein — translation MRKLFTLLILLFLWAGSSWGQGQVNAYTFVSSSGTYTEITGGTQLGSGTTMDDVSYNANNIGFTFNFNETNFTQFSVNANGFLAFGASVSSSYAALSTGSSNNVIAAFNADLQGNTGATLRYELSGTTPNQVLTIQWKDFRHYAAASESYNFQVKLYETTNVVEVIYGTIVKNSTARTKQVGLRGSSSSVFNNRTTTTDWAATTAGASNSANCTLTSSIFPASGLTFTWTPPAIATPPNCATLVSPADAATNVPVSTSLNWASGGGAPTGYNLYFGADELPEDPIDLGLVTTYDPAGDMDYSTTYYWKVVPYNAFGDATGCPTWTFTTGPDPTVTVFPFTEGFEGAAFPPYGWSQITVSGTSPWIMSTINPHSGLQCARAPWASAGGEHLLITPPLDLNSVDYRLKFWLIGSSLAGTDLEVQIATSNSSASNFSTTLATYIAGTNMPTVWTEQIIDLSAYEDIQYIAFRLIDDDGYAFYIDDVTIEEIPATPVFSVSPLTKDYGSVAVGGSSSQVFTISNTGGGTLVINPAISVTGTDADQFVLTDANSYPLSLTAGQTATVSVAFTPTSEGAKSASLVIVDNLGSKATNTVPLTGTGFVPPPGSTCDNPYPTTLPLVDFSGNTSTMGDDYSSTWITPSSLYMNGDDMVFEFTLTEAGYLDGSMTTTDSYLGLFILEDCPDPVSPAAVIRSATSSGSSVSFADQLMQPGTYFAIVSSWPDPQSIEFILNLSFEPLPDCLPPTGLSASVTSTSANLSWTEAGTATAWEYVYGEAPLAEPTGSGTATTSNTDNPITSLEPGTNYQFYVRANCGDTYSTWTGPASFSTTQIPATLPLTEGFESGFGSWAVVNGTQPNTWFAGTAAVPHSGTNSAFITNDGGTSYSYTIDAASVVHLYRDIAFTGGEAAGYSLKFWYKGLAESCCDYMKVFIVDPSTLPVAGTQLTTGQIGVNYNQQADYVEVTLAIPNTVAGTKRLVFSWRNDGSIGPNPPVSLDDISLQVITTGAVRGEVTDCYTGALLEGVTVSIAGSTTTTDANGYYEFPAIATGTYDLTASLSGYFNKTITGVVVSEGATTTQDLCLNIYVDPPLNLQASVENQDVHLTWNAPGVVPESFTDGFESYTDFSLSFPPWLNTDIDLSSTYSISGVTFTNQGYTGAFITFNPGTTVPALTDAAWLAHSGSKYAACFAAITFPNNDWLISPQVAVVTGSQLKFWAKSVTDAYGLERFRVGISTTGTATTDFTIISAEPYIEAPLDWTEYTFDLSAYVGQNIYVAINCVSSDAFVLMIDDFSIGVPGKNAEPIIANRPSDRQLVNLQPPTRSIVKGSNIISEKANVALIDNATENNRAPMATLTGYNIYKDEAFLAYTTLTEYDDLNLPAGTYSYTVTAVYTESESEPAGPVTVEIITCNVPINVQVADITPTSATISWTAPDPAPANGYEYEVRTDGDPGSGATGLAAFGTTAAGVTTADITGLDDGTAYMVYVRSVCGTDNYSNWTGGVEFATSCFALNLPFAEDFEETSANLNCWVIYNIDLAGTSWGLSSSYNHTEGGTLSAAHVYGPSSNTEDGYLVSPGLIIPASGYIELSFWSYNVYPGDYVKNSVLISAGSPDPTDGDYVEIWSPASVTASWEQTLLDLSAYHGQTIYIAFRYEGSFAHTWHLDDVSVSIQTPPIKTLNLKAYIEGFWNGVSAMNQAQDVDQDENIFNKFSGTTVDTLSVYLAEADAPWAYLFAAHEVNINTDGSMIVSVPAAFSGSYYIVIDHHSSVETWSALPVDFSGTTIDYDFTTAAGQAYGSNQKSMGTVWALYSGDVGNDEYIEFLDVVPVYNLSVAGFFGYSLFDLDGSGYIEFLDYIIAYNNSVNGVGMNTPPNPAKRPGLLKLKLTD, via the coding sequence ATGAGAAAACTTTTTACATTGCTAATTCTGCTGTTCCTATGGGCCGGAAGCTCTTGGGGGCAGGGGCAGGTGAATGCCTACACATTCGTGAGTTCATCTGGCACTTATACCGAAATTACCGGAGGAACCCAACTGGGCTCAGGTACAACTATGGATGATGTCAGCTACAATGCCAACAATATCGGATTTACATTTAACTTTAATGAAACTAATTTCACACAGTTCAGTGTAAATGCCAACGGCTTTCTTGCTTTTGGTGCAAGTGTCTCCAGCAGTTATGCGGCATTAAGCACCGGATCCTCCAACAATGTTATTGCCGCATTTAACGCAGACCTCCAGGGAAATACCGGAGCAACCCTGCGCTATGAGCTTTCCGGAACCACTCCAAACCAGGTGCTGACCATTCAATGGAAAGACTTCAGGCATTATGCTGCTGCATCCGAAAGCTACAACTTTCAGGTAAAACTTTATGAAACTACAAATGTAGTTGAGGTAATTTATGGAACCATAGTTAAGAACTCCACAGCCAGAACAAAGCAGGTAGGTTTAAGAGGATCCTCCAGTTCTGTGTTCAACAACAGGACGACAACTACAGATTGGGCGGCGACTACAGCAGGAGCATCCAATTCTGCAAACTGCACATTAACCAGCTCCATCTTTCCCGCAAGTGGTCTGACATTCACATGGACCCCACCGGCAATAGCCACCCCTCCCAACTGCGCAACCCTGGTCTCCCCTGCCGATGCAGCAACCAATGTACCTGTAAGTACCTCATTAAACTGGGCTTCCGGGGGCGGTGCGCCAACTGGGTACAATCTTTACTTTGGAGCCGACGAGTTGCCTGAAGATCCAATCGACCTTGGTCTCGTAACCACTTACGATCCTGCGGGAGATATGGATTACTCCACTACTTATTATTGGAAAGTTGTTCCCTATAACGCTTTTGGAGATGCTACCGGTTGTCCTACATGGACATTTACCACAGGACCCGACCCGACAGTCACTGTATTTCCATTTACCGAAGGGTTTGAAGGCGCGGCATTTCCGCCTTATGGATGGTCACAAATTACAGTTAGTGGTACTAGTCCCTGGATAATGTCCACAATAAACCCACATTCCGGATTACAATGTGCCAGGGCTCCATGGGCCTCCGCAGGTGGTGAGCATCTATTGATTACTCCACCCCTTGATTTGAATTCTGTCGATTATCGATTGAAATTCTGGTTAATTGGGAGTTCATTGGCCGGAACAGATCTGGAAGTTCAAATTGCTACGAGCAATTCATCTGCCTCCAATTTTTCGACAACTCTCGCAACATATATTGCAGGCACAAATATGCCAACAGTTTGGACAGAACAGATAATTGACTTGTCAGCCTACGAGGACATTCAATATATTGCATTCAGATTGATTGATGATGATGGATATGCTTTTTACATTGATGATGTCACCATTGAAGAAATTCCTGCAACACCCGTATTTTCAGTCAGCCCGTTAACCAAAGACTACGGATCAGTAGCTGTCGGTGGGTCATCATCACAGGTATTTACCATTTCCAATACAGGTGGTGGAACATTAGTTATTAACCCTGCCATTTCAGTTACAGGCACCGATGCTGACCAGTTTGTACTAACTGATGCCAATTCTTATCCGTTGAGTCTTACCGCTGGCCAGACAGCTACTGTCAGTGTTGCATTTACCCCAACTTCCGAAGGCGCAAAAAGTGCCAGCCTTGTTATTGTTGATAACCTGGGGTCGAAGGCTACCAACACTGTTCCACTTACAGGAACCGGCTTTGTTCCTCCTCCAGGCTCAACCTGCGATAATCCATATCCCACTACGCTTCCACTTGTAGATTTTTCCGGTAATACTTCAACCATGGGAGATGATTATTCAAGCACCTGGATTACTCCAAGTTCATTATATATGAATGGTGATGATATGGTGTTTGAATTTACCCTGACCGAAGCAGGATATCTTGACGGTTCAATGACAACCACGGACTCGTACCTCGGATTGTTTATCCTTGAAGATTGCCCTGATCCTGTATCGCCTGCAGCGGTTATAAGGTCAGCTACCTCCTCCGGGTCTTCTGTTTCGTTTGCAGATCAGCTAATGCAACCAGGTACATACTTTGCCATCGTTTCCAGCTGGCCAGATCCTCAGTCAATCGAATTCATCCTGAATCTGTCGTTTGAACCCTTACCCGACTGCCTTCCCCCGACCGGGCTCTCTGCATCAGTAACATCGACTTCAGCAAACCTTTCATGGACTGAAGCAGGTACAGCCACAGCATGGGAATATGTTTACGGAGAAGCGCCGCTGGCAGAGCCAACCGGTTCGGGCACAGCTACTACGTCCAACACTGACAACCCGATTACTTCCCTTGAACCTGGTACAAACTATCAGTTTTATGTAAGGGCAAATTGCGGTGATACATACAGTACATGGACCGGACCGGCATCATTCAGCACAACCCAAATTCCTGCCACTTTACCTCTTACAGAAGGCTTTGAAAGTGGATTCGGATCATGGGCAGTTGTTAATGGAACGCAGCCAAATACATGGTTTGCCGGCACTGCCGCTGTACCCCACTCCGGAACTAATTCCGCTTTTATAACCAATGACGGAGGCACTTCATATTCTTATACAATAGATGCAGCAAGTGTTGTGCATCTGTATAGGGACATTGCCTTTACAGGAGGTGAAGCTGCAGGTTATTCTCTGAAATTCTGGTATAAAGGATTGGCAGAATCCTGCTGTGACTATATGAAGGTATTTATTGTAGATCCATCTACTTTGCCTGTTGCAGGCACACAGCTGACTACTGGTCAAATCGGAGTCAATTATAATCAACAGGCAGATTATGTTGAAGTCACATTAGCAATACCTAACACTGTAGCAGGAACAAAACGTCTGGTATTCAGCTGGAGAAATGACGGTTCTATTGGTCCAAATCCGCCAGTCTCTCTGGATGATATAAGCCTGCAGGTCATAACAACGGGAGCAGTCAGAGGCGAGGTAACCGATTGTTATACAGGCGCTTTACTGGAAGGTGTTACCGTATCAATTGCCGGTTCCACAACAACGACCGATGCCAACGGTTATTATGAGTTCCCCGCAATTGCAACAGGCACCTATGACCTGACAGCCAGTCTGTCTGGTTACTTTAACAAAACCATTACCGGTGTAGTTGTTTCAGAAGGTGCAACAACCACCCAGGATCTCTGCCTGAATATTTATGTTGACCCGCCGCTGAACCTCCAGGCAAGTGTTGAGAATCAGGATGTGCATCTAACATGGAATGCACCGGGTGTTGTTCCGGAAAGTTTCACCGATGGCTTTGAAAGCTATACAGATTTCTCGCTTAGCTTTCCCCCATGGTTAAATACTGATATTGACCTTTCATCAACCTATTCTATCAGTGGCGTAACCTTTACAAATCAAGGTTACACAGGCGCATTTATCACATTTAATCCCGGCACTACTGTGCCTGCGCTGACTGATGCCGCCTGGCTGGCACATAGCGGCAGTAAATATGCCGCATGTTTCGCTGCTATTACTTTTCCAAATAACGATTGGTTGATCAGTCCTCAGGTTGCTGTAGTAACCGGATCTCAGCTTAAATTCTGGGCGAAAAGTGTTACTGATGCATACGGGCTTGAGCGCTTCAGGGTAGGAATTTCCACTACTGGCACCGCAACGACTGATTTTACAATTATCAGCGCAGAACCATACATAGAAGCACCTTTAGATTGGACAGAATACACCTTTGATCTTTCGGCTTATGTAGGGCAAAATATCTATGTAGCCATTAATTGTGTTTCAAGTGATGCATTTGTCCTGATGATTGATGACTTCAGTATAGGTGTACCAGGCAAGAATGCTGAGCCAATTATTGCCAATCGTCCATCTGACCGGCAATTAGTGAACCTACAGCCACCTACACGGAGTATTGTTAAGGGCTCCAATATAATTTCTGAAAAAGCCAATGTTGCTTTAATTGATAATGCAACAGAAAACAACCGTGCACCAATGGCTACTTTAACCGGTTACAATATCTATAAAGATGAAGCATTTCTTGCTTATACCACATTAACAGAGTATGATGACCTTAACCTCCCGGCCGGCACATACAGCTATACTGTTACGGCTGTTTACACGGAAAGTGAATCAGAACCTGCAGGCCCTGTAACTGTTGAAATCATTACATGTAATGTTCCGATCAATGTTCAGGTAGCCGATATTACTCCGACATCCGCCACCATTTCATGGACAGCACCCGATCCTGCCCCTGCCAACGGCTATGAATATGAAGTCAGAACCGACGGAGATCCGGGCAGCGGGGCAACCGGACTGGCAGCTTTTGGAACTACGGCTGCAGGGGTGACCACCGCCGATATCACCGGGCTGGATGATGGAACCGCTTATATGGTTTATGTACGTTCAGTATGCGGGACAGATAATTACAGCAATTGGACAGGCGGAGTGGAGTTCGCCACCTCCTGCTTTGCACTGAATCTTCCATTCGCTGAAGACTTTGAAGAAACTTCAGCCAATTTAAATTGCTGGGTTATATACAACATTGACCTTGCCGGTACTTCGTGGGGACTTTCATCCTCTTACAACCATACAGAGGGTGGAACCCTGTCAGCAGCTCATGTTTATGGTCCTTCATCCAATACGGAGGATGGTTACCTTGTCAGCCCCGGATTGATTATCCCGGCTTCAGGATACATCGAACTCAGCTTCTGGTCATACAACGTATACCCAGGCGATTATGTTAAAAACAGTGTATTGATTTCTGCAGGCTCACCTGATCCTACTGATGGTGATTATGTTGAAATCTGGTCACCTGCTTCCGTAACTGCCAGTTGGGAACAGACACTGCTGGACCTCAGCGCCTATCACGGACAAACCATTTACATCGCATTCCGTTATGAAGGCAGTTTTGCGCACACCTGGCATCTTGACGATGTAAGTGTTTCCATCCAGACGCCTCCGATTAAAACCCTCAATCTTAAAGCTTACATTGAAGGTTTCTGGAACGGCGTTTCAGCCATGAACCAGGCTCAGGATGTGGATCAGGATGAGAATATCTTCAACAAGTTCAGCGGAACCACGGTGGATACCCTCAGTGTTTACCTGGCCGAAGCCGATGCCCCCTGGGCATATCTCTTTGCCGCACATGAAGTCAACATCAACACCGACGGCTCCATGATTGTATCGGTTCCTGCAGCCTTCTCGGGCAGCTATTATATTGTAATTGACCACCACAGCAGTGTAGAAACCTGGAGTGCCCTGCCCGTTGATTTCAGCGGCACCACCATCGATTACGACTTTACCACTGCTGCCGGACAGGCTTACGGATCCAACCAGAAATCAATGGGTACGGTGTGGGCGCTCTATTCAGGCGATGTAGGCAATGATGAATACATTGAATTCCTTGATGTGGTTCCTGTTTACAACCTGAGTGTTGCCGGCTTCTTCGGATATTCACTCTTCGACCTTGACGGCAGCGGCTACATTGAATTCCTTGACTATATCATTGCATACAACAACAGTGTAAACGGTGTAGGCATGAACACGCCGCCCAACCCGGCCAAACGGCCCGGTTTGTTAAAGTTGAAACTGACTGATTAA
- a CDS encoding T9SS type A sorting domain-containing protein: MKKSKLFLSMKVLLTLLALFALAGAQAQPVASSEVILANDEIISPNVIEFDLYVKSTNNVDFPDGFPYGGGQYRINFNPAIRNGANTQIFFEMIPGTTGLTNTAQAPPSVTNPSLAQSFVRLTGPLPVAYGAASIISPTGNGTRIIRLRMTSRDNTNQTPVPFTPGIAPSLVLSTSAPGATTTSYVIPAGTVLFCSPQVLTTLLNNLPPNPAGSPPLAFNVTGGGSYCQGLAGLPVGLEDSELEVNYELLLGGAPMVPPVIVGGTGEAITFGDQLAGVYTVTGTNAFGSTPMTGEAVITEMPLVTSTVAIAADPAGPVCQGTTVTFTATPVNGGDQPAYEWFVGGVSQGIDFSGSFSYVPVDGDAVYVVMIPDILCSAGNATSNTIDMVVEEPLPVSVSIEADDTEVCAGTSVTFTATPMNGGTPDYQWYLNGNTVGNNSAIYSVIPENGDQVYVVMNSSLGCTTGNPATSNTIAITVNPLLTPSVSIVADPAGAVTTGTTVTFTATPVYGGVPTYEWFVNGSSVATGNPYAYIPLNGDEVYVIMTSTEACVTTATAVSDIITMVVEDVILPPVAFEMTGGGSYCEGEDGVVVGLSGSEIGVTYTLYQDAVAVASTPGTGAALDFGLRLEGVYTASGTNSGGTTDMTGSAIVIENALPDVTCPTDMDVCINAGGQTLAGGSPTGGVYSGTGVTDGIFYPAVAGVGAHTITYTYEDMETGCSDFCTFTITVLDIPAAAGLIAGPATVTEGDMGVAYNVGVIANATSYVWVYSGTGVTIFGTGNMITLDFAIGASSGVLSVYGVNSCGMGVESFFDITVEPQVISCTETTWTGLIDEGWFNIGNWDPCVPTAETDVTIPGGVPNFPTLTVPAECASILILDGGSFIGAENLTVAEAEVQRYFANSDFHFLSSPVTNINFGTVFPLNQDAVWAREYDEPSGDWVNLFVYDFMEVGLGYSIEMTEPQMALFPGVFNSADVTKTLSYQNMGGDPDRVGWNLLGNPFQSAISWNAMVGIMPTAVAEAAVYVWDGVQYVSWNGYTGALTDGIIPAQNGFFVKAMADQEIFNIPLTARVHSNIPFYKSNLANLLKLSANGNNFSDAAFIRFNEAATPLFDGQHDAYKLWGLSNAPQLYSIVPGDVLSINELPFEGNEVVNLGFKCGIGGTYSITASGMESFSANTPVMLEDLKLNTIQDLRQNPVYNFTYNTSDNENRFRVHFKAATGINDPSLGGISVYSYNHTVVITNTTGLAGDVRIYDLAGRELINTNMGSQMTTRIPMQAVIGTYIVKVITEKGTVNHKVFIR, from the coding sequence ATGAAAAAATCAAAACTCTTCCTAAGCATGAAAGTGCTTCTGACCTTGTTGGCTCTTTTTGCCTTGGCCGGGGCACAGGCTCAGCCTGTTGCTTCCTCCGAGGTGATTCTTGCCAATGATGAGATAATCAGCCCCAATGTGATTGAATTTGACCTGTATGTCAAGTCAACCAACAATGTCGATTTTCCTGACGGCTTCCCCTATGGCGGGGGGCAGTACAGGATTAACTTCAACCCGGCCATCCGCAACGGGGCCAATACCCAGATCTTTTTCGAAATGATCCCGGGCACTACCGGGTTAACGAACACGGCACAGGCTCCGCCTTCTGTTACCAATCCCTCTCTGGCCCAGAGTTTTGTCAGGCTTACCGGGCCTTTACCGGTGGCCTACGGCGCAGCTTCAATTATTTCACCAACCGGTAACGGTACCAGGATCATCAGGTTAAGGATGACCAGCAGGGATAACACAAACCAGACTCCGGTTCCATTTACTCCAGGTATCGCACCATCCCTTGTCCTTTCAACCTCGGCTCCCGGGGCTACAACAACCTCCTATGTTATTCCCGCGGGAACCGTATTGTTCTGCAGCCCACAGGTATTGACTACCTTACTGAACAATCTCCCGCCCAACCCGGCAGGAAGCCCGCCCCTGGCCTTTAACGTGACAGGCGGAGGCTCATACTGCCAGGGCCTCGCAGGATTACCTGTCGGACTGGAAGATTCAGAACTTGAGGTCAATTATGAACTGCTGCTTGGCGGAGCCCCCATGGTTCCTCCCGTTATTGTTGGTGGAACCGGTGAGGCCATCACTTTTGGCGATCAGCTGGCAGGAGTCTATACGGTCACCGGAACCAATGCTTTCGGATCAACACCGATGACCGGTGAGGCAGTCATTACTGAAATGCCGCTGGTAACGTCTACCGTAGCGATTGCTGCAGATCCGGCCGGACCTGTCTGCCAAGGAACTACGGTAACCTTTACCGCAACCCCGGTGAACGGCGGCGACCAGCCGGCCTATGAGTGGTTTGTTGGCGGCGTTTCCCAGGGCATCGATTTTTCAGGTTCATTCTCCTATGTCCCTGTTGACGGAGATGCCGTTTATGTTGTAATGATCCCCGACATCCTGTGCTCGGCAGGAAATGCCACTTCTAATACCATAGATATGGTGGTTGAAGAACCGCTCCCGGTCAGCGTAAGCATTGAAGCCGACGATACCGAGGTATGCGCAGGCACCAGCGTTACATTCACCGCCACACCGATGAACGGGGGAACCCCTGACTACCAGTGGTACCTGAATGGCAACACGGTCGGCAACAACAGCGCCATCTATAGTGTCATTCCGGAAAACGGAGACCAGGTCTACGTAGTGATGAACTCAAGCCTGGGATGCACCACCGGCAACCCCGCCACTTCTAATACCATAGCAATAACTGTCAATCCGCTGCTGACACCATCAGTAAGCATTGTAGCTGATCCCGCCGGCGCCGTTACAACAGGAACAACCGTAACATTTACAGCTACTCCTGTATACGGAGGTGTACCCACCTATGAATGGTTTGTTAACGGAAGCTCTGTAGCCACAGGAAATCCCTATGCTTACATTCCGCTAAATGGCGATGAGGTATATGTTATAATGACCAGCACTGAAGCATGCGTCACCACAGCTACTGCCGTTTCTGATATTATCACCATGGTGGTTGAAGACGTGATACTGCCTCCTGTTGCCTTTGAAATGACAGGCGGAGGCTCATACTGTGAAGGAGAGGATGGCGTTGTGGTCGGACTATCGGGATCTGAGATCGGGGTAACTTACACCCTCTATCAGGATGCCGTAGCAGTGGCTTCGACACCCGGGACAGGCGCTGCCCTTGACTTTGGGCTCAGACTCGAAGGCGTTTATACCGCCAGCGGAACCAATTCGGGAGGGACTACAGATATGACCGGAAGCGCCATTGTGATCGAAAATGCACTGCCGGATGTTACCTGTCCCACCGATATGGATGTTTGTATCAATGCAGGCGGTCAGACGCTTGCCGGCGGCAGCCCCACAGGCGGGGTGTATTCAGGCACAGGTGTAACTGACGGTATTTTCTATCCCGCAGTTGCAGGTGTTGGAGCACATACCATAACCTATACCTATGAAGATATGGAAACCGGATGCTCCGATTTCTGCACCTTTACAATTACCGTTCTTGACATACCTGCCGCTGCCGGACTTATTGCTGGCCCGGCCACGGTTACCGAAGGAGATATGGGCGTAGCCTATAATGTCGGCGTGATAGCCAATGCCACTTCTTATGTCTGGGTTTACTCAGGAACCGGAGTTACCATCTTCGGAACCGGCAACATGATTACCCTCGACTTTGCCATCGGGGCAAGCAGCGGAGTATTATCCGTTTACGGTGTAAACAGCTGCGGAATGGGTGTTGAATCATTCTTTGACATTACCGTTGAACCCCAGGTTATCTCCTGCACGGAAACTACCTGGACCGGACTTATTGATGAAGGCTGGTTTAATATCGGCAACTGGGATCCCTGCGTACCAACCGCAGAAACGGATGTAACCATCCCCGGCGGGGTACCCAATTTCCCGACACTTACCGTACCTGCCGAATGCGCCAGCATCCTGATTCTTGACGGTGGTTCATTTATTGGTGCCGAGAACCTGACTGTGGCCGAAGCCGAAGTACAGCGCTATTTTGCCAACTCCGACTTCCACTTCCTGTCATCGCCGGTCACCAACATTAACTTTGGCACCGTATTCCCGCTGAACCAGGATGCCGTATGGGCACGCGAATATGACGAGCCTTCAGGCGACTGGGTCAATCTGTTTGTGTATGACTTTATGGAAGTGGGTCTTGGTTATTCCATCGAAATGACCGAGCCTCAGATGGCCCTCTTCCCGGGCGTATTCAACAGCGCTGATGTTACCAAAACCCTTTCGTACCAGAATATGGGCGGTGATCCCGACCGTGTTGGCTGGAACCTGCTGGGCAACCCCTTCCAGAGCGCTATCTCCTGGAATGCCATGGTGGGTATTATGCCGACAGCCGTAGCAGAAGCTGCCGTTTACGTATGGGACGGCGTACAGTATGTTTCATGGAACGGATATACCGGTGCACTTACCGACGGAATCATTCCGGCCCAGAATGGATTCTTTGTCAAGGCAATGGCTGACCAGGAGATATTCAATATTCCTCTGACAGCCCGTGTTCACAGCAACATTCCGTTCTACAAGAGCAACCTTGCAAACCTGCTCAAACTGAGTGCTAACGGAAACAACTTCTCTGATGCGGCCTTTATCCGGTTCAACGAAGCTGCCACCCCCTTGTTCGATGGTCAGCACGATGCTTATAAACTGTGGGGACTCAGCAATGCACCCCAGCTTTACAGCATTGTTCCCGGCGATGTATTGAGCATCAACGAACTGCCCTTCGAAGGTAATGAGGTGGTCAACCTCGGATTTAAGTGCGGCATTGGCGGAACATACAGCATTACTGCTTCCGGCATGGAAAGTTTCAGCGCTAACACCCCCGTTATGCTCGAAGACCTGAAACTCAATACCATCCAGGATCTGCGCCAGAACCCGGTTTACAATTTCACTTACAATACCAGTGACAATGAAAACCGCTTCAGGGTGCACTTCAAGGCTGCTACCGGAATCAACGATCCTTCATTGGGCGGAATCTCCGTTTACAGCTATAACCATACCGTGGTGATTACCAATACCACCGGCCTTGCAGGAGATGTCCGCATCTATGACCTGGCCGGACGCGAACTGATCAACACCAACATGGGAAGCCAGATGACCACCCGCATTCCTATGCAGGCTGTTATCGGCACCTACATCGTGAAGGTGATTACCGAAAAAGGCACTGTCAACCATAAAGTGTTTATCCGCTAA